The sequence below is a genomic window from Cicer arietinum cultivar CDC Frontier isolate Library 1 chromosome 6, Cicar.CDCFrontier_v2.0, whole genome shotgun sequence.
ACTCCTTTAAGTAGACTCAAATATATGCAAATTTTAGCTAGGAAATATATGAGAATGATaatatttgaacaaaaaaagAAGCTGGCTGGCTAATGAAttgaaaaaaacacaaaaaaacataaattaaggTGACGGCCAGTGATCAGCGCTACAAAATTAAACAGCTATAACAACTGAAGATCACATACTATGCACACGTAAAAAAAATTTCCGACTCCGGCAACAGTAGAACGTGGTAAATCTGTACTTATGAACTATATTTTGAAGCAAACGCTAATTTCTACTATATTCTATTACACAAATGAATGTTACACAAACCATCAGAATCTAACAATTGCTCATAATTTAACAATGTGAATTAAATGCCTGCGTTCGCAACGTATATTGGTTGCATTGCCATTCTGATGGCTCCATATAAATCAACATAAGCTACTCATCGGACAACTATGCTTTTGCTTTCATCTTCTATCAGATCTACTAATTTCTGCTGTAGCACGTGAATCAAGCGTTGATAGGATCTGCGGCATTGACATGCCTCCAGAAACGACAATTTCTGCAAAACACAGCATATGTTAAAAATATACTGGACAAGTTCAATGATATTGTTTTTACCGCATCATTAGCATTAGCAAAGGAAGCCCCAGAAAGTAGTTCCCATATAAAAAAGATACCATCTTCATAACAATTACATAACACAGTAATTATTATGAGCTTGCTTTTCCATCCATAAACAATTCAAGTCTGAGTAAACTATGAAAACTAGACAACTCACCAATTCCTTCCCGGACAGATAAGGTTGGCCTAATGACATCCTTGGTGTTTACCAGAAAGATATCACCAATATAAAGATGGTTCGTGGGAACATAGACGCAGCATAACTCCTCATCTCCAGTATAATTCTGTGAatagtaatataaataatatatttaaattcaagAATTTATTCAAAGTTGCAACAGTTGCAGAAAATCTTcattaattaaaactaaaccTGTTTTGTCAAACATAATACATCAAATGCTTATCCATGTAGATCCATGATTCCATACTATGGATCACAAGTTAACATCTAGAAGGCAATTTGAAAGAGGATTCATGAAACGTGGCAACTGACTATGAAGTACATAACTAACCTTTAAAAGAACATGATAGCATTGTTATGTTGCAATATTATATGGCTTTAAAGATAACCAATCAAGAAAAAAGAACATAAAAGGCAATAGGGATACTCATAAATTGATGGAAAACAGGAAGCATCAACAACATAAATCGATGGGAAATGGTATTTTATTAGAATGAAATAGGGAAAAACCCCAATTGCAGAGACAGAACACTGCAGAACTTCGAGAGTCTGCAAACCTCCCTATACCCAAAGGCCCCAATTCTTTAAGAAATGACTAATTATCTCGCCCTCTCCAACAGTCTTCTTATGCATAGGCAACACATCTACTAACTAATCAACTAAGAGAGTTACTTATCAATACCCCCCCACCCCcacctcaaaaaaaaaaaaaagcattcaCCTTGCGCTCAAGGTGAAGAATCTGTAGTTGCAGATTtgtacaaaataaaatacaacttcGAAATATAGAATGATCAAAgaaaatgaatcaaaatttaGTTGAACCGGTAGCCCTTGCAGCTGTACACATAAACCTTGCCAAACTCCCTTGGCTTTCACCTTGTATTCATCTCCCAGCTTCACCCAGAACTGAGGTGTCACCAGCATTAGGGCCTCAACCACCTTGTACAAAATGAAATTGTGCAAGGCTCCATAATCAATCAACACCATCACCTTCATGGCATTCACCTCATCACATAATTTGAGATACTACACTGTAGAGACCCAAGGTTGTTAAAATCGCAAGTTAACTTGCGGAATCGTACGATTTCACAAGTTTAGGTATCAATTTCGAGTTAACTCAGAGGTAAACTCGAATTTTGGTAAACTCAAAAATGAAACCGAGGTTACCCAGCTGAACTTGCAGTGAACTCGGTAAACTCATGTAAATTCATAGAATTTTTTTGACCAAGTACTTTATTTTTTCATCTCAATTTTCACATTCGGTTCATTTCCTTATTTGTTAGTTTGATTTTGTTAATGTTAGTTTTTTCCTttaaattgagttgaaattttgaattattgatTCATGTATTGTATTATATTAGTATACAAGTCATGCACATAttatttttgatattattttaatatgaggTAAACTCGTACGAGTCGATTGCCACCATCTTCTCCTTCTGGAATTACCCAACTTGCCCCTGCCAAAGCAATGGTTAGATTCTTCTCGTCTATGACCTATGGCTTGTCCAACAATTCACTCAAAGAAACCAAACTCTATAACTTCAACTTGACCTCAATTTCTTCTTCAACTCCTTCAAGAAAATTCCTTTCAAGTAGCCTACATTGATACTCTTTAAAGGCCTTGCATAGAGCTCAATTTTCTCTCAGAATTCCTTGATTGGAGGTGGATTAGGAGTGCAAGACTCCTTAAAATAGTCTTGGTCTATGCTCCATAAAGTAAGATTGGGAGAGCAAGCCCCACCATTGTTACCAACTCAGAGCACGTCCTTCCAAGGTCAACAATTACAGCCAGTAATCCTTTCTCATTTAGTGCCCTTTTAATGTGGAAGTACCTTCCGAACTTGTTAAAGCCTGTTAGCCCATCCATGGACCTTCTCTCCCACATCCTCCGTCGTTTTGTGGATTGTCCCTGAGGTTGTTGATCCTACAAACTTCTTGTCTCAATGCTTCCCGACATTAACCCTCTCTAGCATCTCTTCAGCTATCCTCATCCGAGCTTCTGGCAGTTCCTGTTGATTATGACTAAAAAACTCTTCATTAATGCTTCTCCGCTCCAAGCCTCAAACCCCTTTTTCCAGACTTCCAAATGTCCCTCCATCTTTTTTGCACCATGAATTTTGGTGCCCAAGGTCATGAACTCTTGTACCAATTGATAGAGATAAACCCCAATTACAGCGATAGATAATTGCAAAActttgagtttatttaaagacaAGACGCCTTATTTCTCTAATTATTCCAGCcctcaactaactaactaaggGGGCTATCTATCACAATTGTGGATGAATTTCCCTACCAGCTTTAGAGCCAAGACTCTCCTTTGAGAAACCAATTCTCAGCCTTAcacaaaggaaaaaaagaatGCATACCAGAAACAGCTGCAAATCCTTTCTATAACtacacataaaattaaataactgcTATATAATTGTTCTACCATATAATTTCCCtacaacataattaaattactaCATAACTCTCCTACCATAGTACTCATTCTGCCCtcctaattttttgttttcccTTACAAGCCATATATGAGGCTTTTTTTTTCTGCATAATCCATAACTTGGCCCCCTGTTCAACTATGGGCACTAAAAACAATCATAGAAAAATAGTGAAACACTTATTTAAGGCattgtgaaaaaaataaaaaatcagagCTTATAAGCTGCCAAATGTAGAATTCTTTCAGAAACCTGAAGGACAACAGATGAGGTGATGAATCCAAAGGCATATTCCCCAACACGTGGATGTCGAATGATAGCTACTTCTTTGAAGGCTTGTGAATTTTGATCTGTGGCAACACATGTTAAGATAATCAGTTCTTACCAACCATCAATTTACATTGACATCGTCACAATGAGTAAgatgttgaaaaaaaaagatgttggCAAACATACCTGGTGATATAGCAGCACTAATCTGCTTAGAGGCATTATAGATATGACGAACAAGAGGCATTCGCTTGATAAACCACTCTCCAAGTCCCAGGACAGATGCACCCAGCCATGAAGACATGAAAACCCCAACCAAGAAGATGAAGGTTATGGATGTTATGAACCCAAGACCTGACCAAGAAGTGTTAACAATTACTTCAACATATTTAATGCTACCATGACATCTAGTAAGTGGCCTAATAAGTTAGAAACAGACAACAAAAGccaataaaatttctattttccACGTAGAAATTTGTATTTCTTTTGCAACTCTATTGCACATTTCTATTTCTAATAAcccaaaatacaaaaaaaacaGCTAAAcctaaataaaatgaatattaacaatatataattaagaaaatgtttaatccaataaattgaataatcatACTGTACTGACCTTATGGGGAAAATAATAAAGGTGTATAGTGTACAATAAAATAGAAGCACTTACCAAAGATGTCAATTCCAAGTTGAGCATAGATCGGAGAAAAAAACCCATCCACAAAATGAATGAACCACCATGTTATGTAGAAGGTGATTGCAATTGGAAGAAGAATGAcacttcaataaaataaaagagctATCGTTAATTCAACAAAACACATTAACAAAAAACTCATAACATTCAGCTGCTAATGCCATTATATATGTAATAATGCACATATCAGATTTGAGGGTGTTCGAAAGAACTTATTTGAGCTTACATTATTGTATACATATTTGGAAGAGCTTATAAACACCTTATGGTATGTCCATAAGATGTTTTAAGCTTGTTTCATAAACTCCTCCAGGCagtttatttcttaaatttgcTTTTAGCTGATAAATAGTTTACCCTTAATCACTCTTTGATTGTAGAAATCGCTTATACATAAGCTCTCATTTAATAAGTGTTCAACTAAACTGTTTAAACAAATCTCCCCTAAGTCTTAAATGACAGCATAAAAGATGTCACATATAGTTGCATGCTAATGAGTCGTGGTCACATATAGTTGCATGCTAATAAGATGTCACATATAGGTTTTATTCAATTACGATTCCCCTTCCCCATTAAATTTGGAATACCACTTTGAATACATTACTGCCAAAATGTTTCATATCCTAATAGAAAAGGGAGGCGTAACTACAATGTATGTTAACTTGCAGTTCAAGACACAAACATCAATACTATAAGTTGGCAGCAGAAATTTAACGTAGCTAAAAGAATAAGAGACAAAAAGTCAAAAGCACATCTTTCTtcaggaaataataataataataagataatgAAATATCATAGTGTCACGCATGAACTAGTTTGATATGTATGAATGCACAATGACATGGCATATATCCATGTCGTGAACGGAAACAGATTAGGTTGAGTAAAGTGATACGCACCATCCAGTCATGAACTTTTTTGATGCCCAGCTCCTAACAACCTTGATAAAAGTCTACAAACCAACACGGAAGAAAAAAGGCCAAATGTCAGACAGAAACAAAGTCAGAATTTCACGAAAACACATAACATTCCATGTGAAATTTAAAGCTCCAGCTCATACTGTTGATAAAATCAGCTTCAGTTTCAGTTTTTGCAAAATTAcattaatcaaatattttttaacaaataatgaaTCAATGAAGAAGAGAGGGTTAAATACAATTGCACTATTTAAATTGGTAATTTGGTATGAATGTTCAAAAGAGGTAAGAACTAGCTTTTGTGCCCTTAGTTTAAAGGTAACAACAAGTTGATCCAGTTATATGAAAAGCAATAATTTCCATTGAAATGTAAATCATCCCTAAAAGCAGtcacaaaaaaagtaaaagaaattgCTGATACTAACAAATTCAACGCTAACACACAAAATCTAGATAAATCAAATGCTTAAAAATTCCACCGCATAAAGCAATTAAAACCCTAAAGTACCTCGCGACCGGTATGATGCATGGAAGAGGAGGAAGGCGATGGTCTGGAAGCATCGGTGTCAACGCCGGCATCAGCGACGGGGATGAGAAGCTCCCGATCTCTGTCTCTGTTGCCCAATACCGCGGAGGGAGATTTGTCGTCGACCATTGCCGGAGAAACAATCAGAAACGACGTCGTTTGCAAATTTTGAAAACCAATTATCGTTTCCTACGCCGTGGAAGAATCGCACAAAtgacaaatttttcaaaattactcTCCAATTCTATTCTTCCTTTCTCCTTCGACTTTTGTTttggtttatattttattttaatttaagtaattaatatttctgggagattatttaatttcaacccaaacaaaatttattcaaaatataatagtattacggtattaaattttaaaaagttttcgTAGAAATTAAAATACTTTCGTCGACCTCATGGAATTAAAATGGAAAATAATTGATGTTTTGGGTGATGAATTGAAAGGCTGCATGTGACTTGAAGGATCTTTTGTCATTTTGTCATTACgttgtgaaagaaaaaaaaaggaccttttgaaattttctatttttgagtCACATTCTTTTATTATCTAGTTTAGTCAATTGCAAGATTACATGAGTCTATTGTTATGTTGTCAAGTGTAGTTCATGGGTTGTCGCAAATATTTTGATTGATTATTATtgtatgtatttaatttacatcTACTTTTTAAGGTATTTTTCCTTTACATGCATCTAATTATAACTCAGTATATATATAAGATGCTTTAGAAGTTAATATTTATGcagcaaaataataaaataatgtgatttaattagatacatatatataaaaaaattatattattcaatatagAAACTGATCTCGTAATGAATTATCAAGCAACACGGTATTATGTGATATGGTGTAGGGTATGGTAGAGTTAAGGGGAAGTTTCTTTGGGACAAAACAATTGTAGGATCACACAATTTGTCAACAATAGAAGATCTCAGCTATTGACTTGAAATCGAACTATTAAAATTATacttcaataaaattaaatatattgtaCAATATGGATCATCGATTTTAAATGTCATACTGTAACAGTGGATAATTCGAATCCCATATAACACACTCAATGCTCGTGCACCTAATATGTGCCTGGTTTGgcctctgtttttttttttttaaccaaagGATGTTATGTAaagatttaataataataatggtcaTTCAAAATATGTCTGCATCACCACTACGAACAATTATTTGCATCACCCCgcaaatatatcaaaaataatttggttTAACTTCGGTAGAAAAATAATGTAGTTAATGTTCAATATCGTTCTGGTTTTTTCTTCATCCTCTCTAAGCCATGATTcgcaaaagataaaataaatggaaaataagtacataaaatataaatcccACAAAAAATTGAGAATAGTGACATTTGAATAAGTTAATTCGACAATGAATTGAAAACTACACAGAAACACCATATATTAAGCTGAAAGCAAGTAATCAGCACTACAAAATTGAATTGCTATAACAAGTGGAGACCGCATTGATATACACAAgtagaaaatttgaaaatttgagacTCCTTCCTACCTCAGTAGAATGTAGTAACCCTGCATCATCACCCAaactatattttcaaacaaacacTAAATTCTACATTCTATTGCACAGATGAATGTTACACAGAACATCAGAATCTAACACTTGCTCCTAGATCAACATTCCATGCCTGCATTCGCAACCACGTCGGTTGCACTTCCCTTCTGATGACTCCATAGAAAACAAGTAAGCTACTAAACGATAACTACTATATCTTTCACTTTCATCTTCTATCAAGTCTAATTTCCAAAGGAGCATGTGAATCAAGCGTTGATAGGATCTGCGGCATTGACATGCCTCCAGAAACAACAATTTCTGCAAAATTTAGCATATGTTAAAAACACATACCGGAGTGAATTCAATTGtagtttttatctattttaCATATTAATTCCTTCCAACCAAAAGTGCATAAATTAGCCTAGAGAGGATAGTTAGACATACACCTACTGACATATAATTGTACACATAACTGTACATGCAGTTATTGCACAGCTCAATGTCCCCCCAATTCCAAATCacaaaaaccaaaaattaaaaattaaagctCCAATTTTACTGTACCTAAGCAGAGGAAAGTCCAGGAAGAAGAACCTACTTAATATTAATGAAAATGAGTCCAACATAATTAGGCCTGCTTTTTGTTTTATAACTTACCAATTCCTTCCCGGACTGATAAGTTTGGTCTGATGACATCCTTGGTGTTGACAAGAAATATATCACCAATATAAAGATGGTTTGTGGGAACATAGACACAGCATAACTCCTCATCTCCAGAATAATTCTGTGAAACAGAGATATAATTAAGATTGTTAAATTCAACAAGTTTTTTTAAAGCTGTGATAATTGCAGATAATCTTCATTAATTATCACTTAACTTGCCTAGAAGGAAAATAGAATGAGCATTCAGAAAAATGAAACTGATTATGAAGTACATCACTAACATTCAAAGCAACATGGTAAGTTGCATAGTTATATGGCTCTAGAGATAACTAACTAAGAAAAAAGAACCTAAAAGTCTACAAGGAAATCAACAAGCATTAACAACGTGCTACAAAGTCCTGATGGGCATTACAGATGGACCTGTATAGTAAACCAGCAACACAGATCATAATTCTATCACCACAATCAGGACTACAATATAAGGAACCCAGAAGTAGTGACAGTGATGGAGTTTAGGAAAGAAACTTTATTGAATTACACACAGAGCTCACGAACATATAGATCTGGTAGATAAGCTTGGCTACAAGCCATAAAAGTTAGAACCAAGGCCTTTGgctgagaaaaaaaaaaatcagccTTGCACAAGAAAAAACAGAATTAAGAAACCAGAAACTGTCGTATTATAATTCTGTTctgcttatttaaaaaaaaaattgttctgcTATTTTCTTATTTCTACAAGAGTACACAAGgcacattttaaaattgtttctGTATGATCAAGAACTGGCCTACGTTTTGGCATTGAGCTCTAACAGACACCACGTAGCATTCAAAGAGAAATAATGAAACGCCAAGTTAAGCAATGAAGAAAGAAAATTTTCTGAACTTATAAGCTAGAAATGTAGAGTTACTGAAGAAACCTGAAGGACAACAGACGAAGTGATGAATCCTAATGCATATTCACCCACACGTGGATGTCTAATGATGGCTACTTCTTTGAAGGCTTGTGAATTTTGATCTGGGGCAACACATATGTTAGCATAAACATTTCTTACCCAAGAGATTTACATTAGCATAATAAAAAGTAAGATGTTGGCAAACACACCTGGTGATATAGCTGCACTAATCTGCTTAGAGGCATTATAGATATGACGAACAAGAGGCATTCGCTTGATAAACCACTCCCCAAGTCCCAGGACAGATGCACCCAACCATGATGACATGAAAACGCCAACCATGAAGATGAAGGTTATGGAAGTTATGAATCCAAGACCTGACCAAGAAGTTTAACTATTTAAGCAATTATTCCAACATGTTAAATTCTATGTTACTCAGTAGTTTATAAGTAACATATCTATTTTCCAAGGAAAAACTTGTATTacttttgtagctctattccaCATTTCTACTTCCAGTACCCccaaatatcaaaaaaataaaatgaaaattaactgatagaatattttattcaataaaattgaATAGCCATACTTTATTGATCTTTTAGGGGAAAAGATGTAAGGTGTATATTAAAATACCATAAAACAGAAGCACTTACCAAAGATATCGATTCCGAGTTGAGCaaagattggtgaaaaaaaaCCATCCACGAAATGAATGAACCACCACGTAATGTAGAAGGTGATTGCGATTGGAAAAAGAATGACACTTCAATGAGAAAAAAAGAACAATGAGAAAGAGGCTGGGACATAGTTTTGCAAACCTAAGATAAGTGCAAATGGGTAGACGAATACTGGacacaacatatattttttgcaAGTTTGCAGCAAGTATGCTGCATATTATCATCTTTAATTTAATCACTTCAAAAGTTTATCGATTTCTCCATCTCCATATCCTTCTTAAACCAGTGTTAGAGAAAGCAATTAGAATATTGCATATTTTTATCTAACTATTGTGGAAACAGACATTTTGGCTATAATTTGGTTGGTATTGTACAAATCAAGTAAGCAATTTGGAGATTTGTATAGTTAAAACTTAGAATCTAGGGGTTTTATTCAATTAGGATTTGCCATTGAGTAAGGAGTAACCCACTTAGAAATTATTACTCTAAAATGGTGAATCAGTTCACCTTGCACTAACAAATGTTAGATCTGAtgctttgaatattttattagtaaacTCCCCAGATTTGATAATCACTTAAAGGCTAGAATGGTAAATTTATCCCGTCCCCTACTGAGCCTGCTTCCTTTCCCTTTTAACTGTCGATTTCTCCGACCACTCGTCCACCACGGGCACCAACCTCTCCATGATCTGACCACTGATAGTTCTAAGTTCTTTCTCGTCAGCCTGTCAATATGTTTTATCATAAACCAATcttccaaatttctctctaccACCATGCTTCCTCTATTTGCAGCAACACAATCTTGGTTACATTCTCCAACCCCACACCACAATCGTAAACACCAAACCTCTGAATATGATCAAGCCTCCAGAAAACACTTCCATTTCATCACAACATTAATAAATCTCTACACCCCTGGTTTAGCTCCTACGCGTATCCCCCTCCTCCCTTCCATGCAAATTCCGCCTCCATCAACAGGGTCTCCTTTCAGGACAATCCAGAAGCTTCCAGCAAAGTCAATGCTGTTGATGAGTTTCTGAAGAGAATCTGAAAATGGGTTGGATTCCTTCCTTCGATTTTTCCTAGCAGAAGATGGTAGGATTTCTCTTATAAGGTGGACGTAAGGTTCTGGTGCAACCATTTAGAATGTTACAGGCAATACTGATTGAGTTGCAGGGGTGGGGTCGCAGCAGTTCCAGTCAGAGAGAGAATAGGAGGGGTCGGagatctttttcttttttattagaaaaagttCTCTAAGTTAGATTTTTTATTCTCTCACCCAATTTGCCAAAAAAGGACCTGTCCACTACTTTCCAGCTTTCATAATATAACACTATATTACTAGCAAAATTTCTCGTATCCTAGCAGAAGAGAGAAGCGTAGATATCATGTATGGTAACTTTTGATTCGTGATACAAACACCTACCCGCTAAGATGGCAGCAGAAATTAAATGTAGATAAAAGAATTAGAGGAAATTAATTGTTATGTTATCCAACTCAAACAAAACACAGCTTTCTTCAGGAAATGATAAAAAGATAAGATAATGAAGATTAAGGTGTAGCATGTGCACTAGTTTGACATGTAAGAATGTAAAATGACAAGATATTAGGATGAAGAAAGAAATACTCACCATCCAGTCATGAACTTTTTTGAAGCCCAGCTCCTAACAACTTTGTAAAAAGTCTACAAATTGACAGAAACAACACATGGATATCTGTCAGACAAATACTTCAATTTCAGATGCAAAGTTATATAAATTCTTCCATGCAACAAAATGAATAGGATAATTCATGCTAGGCTTAGGTATTCAGATTCTTGAAAACACATAATATTGCAATATGTGTGAATGGGAATTATAAACCACCAGCTCGTACTATTGCTGAAACCAGCTTCAATGTCCCAAACTCCTCCACGTGatgaaattatcaaaatttcGTTCAATAATTCAAACCAATGTTGTAAATTTCAGATCTCAGAAAATAGTGGCTAGTTCAAATTTTGCTATGCACTCATGCTATAGTGTTTCTATAACAGTATAACTTACATTAAATAGAGTAAAAGTaagttatatttgttttatttaagaCAAAAAATTATGAGTACTTTTTGGCTTATATTTGAGACCCATGAagtatttgacaaaaaaaaataatactaaataaTGTATTGGGAAACAatagcaatttgttcaaattcgtAGTTATCTAGCAATACTTTAAAGGTGACAAC
It includes:
- the LOC101498085 gene encoding protein LIKE COV 1-like, which translates into the protein MVDDKSPSAVLGNRDRDRELLIPVADAGVDTDASRPSPSSSSMHHTGRETFIKVVRSWASKKFMTGCVILLPIAITFYITWWFIHFVDGFFSPIYAQLGIDIFGLGFITSITFIFLVGVFMSSWLGASVLGLGEWFIKRMPLVRHIYNASKQISAAISPDQNSQAFKEVAIIRHPRVGEYAFGFITSSVVLQNYTGDEELCCVYVPTNHLYIGDIFLVNTKDVIRPTLSVREGIEIVVSGGMSMPQILSTLDSRATAEISRSDRR
- the LOC113783895 gene encoding protein LIKE COV 1-like, with translation MMADDKSPSKVIGPRDRDRELLLPIAISGEDTDASKPSSSSSSVHHAGRETFYKVVRSWASKKFMTGCVILFPIAITFYITWWFIHFVDGFFSPIFAQLGIDIFGLGFITSITFIFMVGVFMSSWLGASVLGLGEWFIKRMPLVRHIYNASKQISAAISPDQNSQAFKEVAIIRHPRVGEYALGFITSSVVLQNYSGDEELCCVYVPTNHLYIGDIFLVNTKDVIRPNLSVREGIEIVVSGGMSMPQILSTLDSHAPLEIRLDRR